The genome window GTCTTCTCCACCTTGCCCTTGGCTTCGGTGGACCGGTCGCCCGTCAGCTTGCCCGCGGTTTCCTTGACGGTGCCCTTGACTTCCTTGGCTGCGCCCTTGATGCGATCTTTGTCCATGCGAACTCCTCATCGATGGTAAGGGTGCAGTCCGTTGCCGGACTGGGGGTGGGACAGACTTTAGCGTCGAGCCGGGACCGCGGCTAGATGAGCATGTACCAGGGGCGGTAGTCTTTCTGTCCCACGGGCCGCGCTTCTAGCGCCCACGTGTGCGTCCGGCGCCCTTGGCCGGCACCTCGTATCCGGTCACGCCGCGCTGGCGCGCCCAGACGATGGCGTCGCTGCGGCGGTGCACGCCGATCTTGCTGTACAGCATCGCGATGTGGTTGCGCACCGTATTGGGCGATACCCGCATCGCCGCCGCGATCTGCTCGTTGTTCTCGCCCTGGCACATCCGTCCCAGCACTTCGTGTTCGCGCGGCGTCAGTTCCGACAGCGCCAGGGTGCCGGCCAGGGCGTCCTGCGGACGCCGGATCTGGGCCAGCTTCTCGATGACGGTACGGCTGAACCAGGAGGCGTCCTGCATGACGGTGTCGATGGCCGCGACCAGTTCCTCTTCACCGCGCTTGCGATCGGTGATGTCCTGGATCGCCACGAGCACGCAGGCCTGGCCGTTGATGGTGGCGGTCTCGGCCGACAGCAGGCAGTCCAGCACGTCGCCGCCGCGCGTGCGCAGGGCGACCTCGGCGTTGCGCACGCTGCCGGTGGCGTCCAGGTCGTCCTTCAGTTTGCGATGGACGGCGGCGTCGGCCCACAGGTGCAGGTCGGCCGGCGTCTTGGCCAGGATGTCCGGCGCCTCGTGGCCGGTGGCGGCGATGAAGGCTTCGTTCACCGCCATCAGCGCGAAGTCGCCGCGGTGACAGACGGCCATCGGCACGGGTGCCAGCATGAAGGCCTTCGAGAAGCGTTCCTCGGTCTGGCGCAGCGCGTCCTCGGCCCGGCGGCGCGGCTCCAGGTCCATGAAGGTGAAGAGCATGCAGGTGTCTTCGCACACGTCCAGCGGCTGGCCGGCCACGATGACGAGCTTGGTGCCGCCGTCCTTCAGGCGCAGCGAGGCTTCCATCTGCGGAATCGTGCGGCCTTCCTCCAGCAGCCGTATCGCTTCGTCGCGGCGCGCGGCCTCGTTAAGGACGTCCAGTTCGTAGGTGGAGCGGCCCAGCACCTCGTCGCGGGCATAGCCCGTCATGTCCAGGAAACCCTGGTTGACCTTGACGTAGCGCAGGTCGGCCAGGCTGCAGATGATGGCGGGCGCGGGGTTCGTATTGAAGGTGCGCTCGAAGCGTTCCTCGGCGCTGAAGCGCTCGGTCACGTCCTGGATCACGAGCACGAGCGACTGGGGTTCTTCCGATGCGCCGGTCAGCACGAGGCCGCGCACCTGGAGCATGCGCCGGAAAGACTCGTCGCCGGGCCGGGTCGCCTCGACCACCACGTCGCTGAAGCGCTCGCCCGCCAGCACCCGCATGATCGGATACTGGGCCGGCGCGAGCGTGTGGTTGTTGCGGTACTTCAGGGTGTATGCGGCGACATAGTCCTCGGCCGTGCGGCCCAGGGCGGCCAGGTTCTTCGCGTCGTGGATGGCCAGCGCCGTTGCGTTCGCCCAGATGATGGCGCCGTCCGGATCGAGCAGGACGATGCCTTCCGTCAGCCCCGAAATGATCTGCTGGAGTTGGCGCCGGTCGGGATGCGGCTTGTCGGTGCTCTTGCTCATGCGGACCTCGGGTTTGTGCCGCGGCTGGCGCCGGACCTGGCGCCACGGTGCCGGGCAGTGTATCCGATCGCCGCCGCTTCCTTCGGTGGGCTGAGGTCGCCGCCCCATTGTTCGACGATGTCCTGCAACATGGTTGAAACGGCCTGGCAGGCGGGCGTCATCACGCCCGACTTCGGCAGGGCCAGCGTGACGTAGCGGCGCAGGTCCGGATTGACGAGGCGGGTGGCCTGCAATGATCCCTGGCGCAGTTCATGCATGATCGAATAGGGCCCCAGGACGGCATACACCGACTGGGTGGCGGCCAGTTCCTTCTGCGCGGTCAGCGAATCCGCCTCGATCGCCGCTTGCAGCGCGAAGCCCTTGCTGCGGGCGGTCTCGTCCAGGATCGCGCGCCAGTGGGCGGGCCGCCGGGGCAGCACCAGGGGCAGGTCCTGCAGGCGCGCGAAGTCGATGGAAGGCGCCCGTGTGAGGGGGTCGCCGGGACGCGCCACGAGGTAGGTGTGGCCGGTGGCCAGCAGCCGTTCCTCGGCGCTGGCCGGTTTGTGGAAGCGGAACAGGACGGCCATGTCGACCAGGCCCGCGTCCAGCAGCGCGTCGAGTTCGCCGCCCTGCCCCTCGCGCACGTTCAGGCGGATCAGGGGGTACTGCTGGCGTACGCGGCCGAACAGCGTGGTCAGGAGCGGATGGGCGGCCGACGGCAGGATGCCCAGGCGGACTTCGCCCATGGGCACCGGGGACGTCGAGCGGATCTCGCGGAACAACTGGTCGGTGTCGGCCAGCCAGGTCCGCACGCGGGCGATGATGTGCTCGCCCAGTTCGGTCAGGACCACGCCGCGGCCCGTGCGGCGGAACAGCCTGCCGCCGCACTCGCGTTCCAGGTTGCCGATCTGGCGGCTGACGTGCGACTGCACGGTCATGCGCGCGGCCGCCACCTTGGTGAAGCTGCCGCTTTCGGCCACTTCGACGAACAGTTTCAGGTCGGCCTGGTTCATGGGTTGGCAGGTTCGTTAAGACATCTCTATTTTGGCATGTCTGAAATCTCTGGCCGCAGTCTAGGAAGATATCTGCGTGCTTCCTACACTGCCAGCCGTCACGACATCGCGCGCACTGCGCCCACAACCATGACCGCACCCCATCTGGCGCCCGCAGCGGCGCCCCTGCGCATCGCCGTGGATATCGGCGGGACGTTCACCGACATGGCTGCCTTCGACGAAGGCACCGGCACGCTGCATTTCGGCAAGGCCCTGTCCACGCACGGCCGGCTGGTCGAAGGCATCCAGCACACGCTGGACGGCGCCGGCATCGACCTGCGCAACGGCTACCTTTTCCTGCATGGCTCGACCATCGCCATCAACACGCTGCTCGAACGAAACGGCGCGAAGACGGCGCTGCTGATCACCGAGGGATTCCGCGACATCTACGAGATCGGCCGCGTCAACCGCCCCGATGCCTACAACCTTTTCTTCTCCAAGCACACGCCACTGGTCAAGCGTTCGCTGCGCTACGAAGTCCAGGAGCGGCTGCGCGCGGACGGCAGCGTCCACAAGCCCCTGGACGAGGCACGGGTGCGCGAGGTGGCGCGGGAATTGAAGGCGCAGGGCGTGGAGGCGGCCGCGGTGCTGCTGCTGCATTCCTATCGCAAGCCCGACCACGAGAAGCGCGTGAAGGAGATCCTGCTCGAGGAACTGCCGCACGCCTTCGTGACCGCCTCGCATGAACTGTCGCAGGAATACCGCGAGTTCGAACGCGTGTCGACCGCCGTCGCCAATGCCTACGTGGGGCCGCGCGTGTCGGCCTACCTGGGCCAGCTCGAGACGCACCTGGGCGAGCGCGGCTTCGGCGGCGACTTCTACGCGGTCCAGTCCACCGGCGGTCTGTTCCCGCTGGAACATGCGCGCCGCGAATGCGTCCGCATGCTGGAGTCGGGTCCCGCCGCGGGCGTCATCGGCGCCCAGGCGATCTGCGCGCAGCTCGGCCTGCCCGACGCCATCGCCTTCGACATGGGCGGCACCACGGCCAAGGCCGGCGTGATCAGCGAAGGGCGCCCGCTCACCACCGGCAGCGCGCTGATCGGCGGCTACGAGAAGGCGCTGCCCATCCAGATCCCCATGATGGACATCTTCGAAGTGGGTACCGGCGGCGGCAGCATCGCGCGCGTCGAGCTGGGCAATGCGCTGCGGGTGGGGCCGCGGAGCGCCGGCTCTATGCCGGGCCCGGTCTGCTACGGCCGGGGCGGCACCGAACCCACGGTGACCGACGCCAACCTGGTACTGGGCCGCCTGGACGCCGGACACTTCCTGGGCGGCGAGATGCCGCTGGACCTGGAGGGCGCGCGCGCCGCCATGCACGAACGCATCGCCGCGCCGCTGGGGCTGGAAACGGTCGAGGCCGCGGACGGCATCCTGCGCATCGCGGTGACGGCGATGTCGCACGCGGTCAAGGCGGTCACCACCGAGCGCGGCCTGGACGCCGGCAGCTTCACCATGGTGGTCTACGGCGGCGCCGGGCCGCTGCACGCCTCGGCCATCGCGCGCGAACTCGGCATCCGCCGCGTGCTCATTCCCTATGCGCCGGGCTATTTCTCGGCCTACGGCATGCTGTTCAGCGACCTGCGCTACGACTACGTGCGTTCGGTGTTCCGCCACCTGGACGACCTGTCGTTCGACGAGATCGAGTCGCTGTACGCATCGATGGAGACGGAAGGGCGTGCGGCGGTCGCGGCCTCGGCGGTGCGGCCGGACGAGATCGTTATCGAGCGTTCGGCCGACATGCGCTACGTCGGCCAGGAACATGCGGTCACGGTGGACCTGCCGCGCGTGTATTTCGAGCGCCAGGACCGCGACGCGATCAAGCGCCATTTCGACGACGTCCACGCCATCCGCTACGGCACCAGCGCGCCGGCCGAACCGGCCGACATCGTCAGCCTGCGCGTGACCGTGCTGGGCGTGATGCGCAAGCCGCCGCGCCATGCTGTGCGGGCCGGCGGCCAGACGCCGCCCGAAGGCGCGCTGCGCGCCACCAAGCCGGTGTACTTCCGTTCGCACGGCCAGGTGCCGACGCCGGTGTACCGCCGCGACGCCCTGCTGGCCGGCAACCGCATTCCGGGGCCAGCCCTGATCGAAGAACATGCCTCCACGACCGTCGTCCAGCCGGGCGACGAACTGACCGTGGACGACTGCGGCAACCTGCACGTGGCCATCGGGAGCGAACGTTGATGAACGCGCGAGAAACGAACCAGCACACCGTCGATCCGGTCACGGTGGAGATCATCCGCAACGGCCTGCTGGCCGTGACGGAGGAAATGAAGACCAACCTGACGAGGACCGCCTACAACCTCATCATCTACGAGGCGCTGGACTTCACCGTGGGCCTGTTCACGCCCGAGGGCGACACGGTGTCGATCGGCCTGGGCCTGCCCATGTTCATCCGCGGGATGTCCGAGACCGTCAAGGCCAAGATCCGCCACTTCGGAATGGAGAACATCCATCCCGGCGACATCCTGGTCACCAACGACGCCTACGTCACCGGCAGCCACCTGAATCACTTCACCTTCACCATGCCGGTGTTCCACGAGGGCCGCATCGTCGCCTTCACCTGCTGCATGGCGCACTGGCTGGACGTGGGCGGCACGCTGGGCCAGGTCACGACCGACATCTTCTCGGAAGGGATACAGATCCCCATCGTCAAGTACCGCCGCGCCGGCGTGGTCAACCAGGACCTGGTCGACATCATCGCGATGAACGTGCGCCTGCCCGAGCGCGCGCTGGGCGACCTGCGCGCGCAGATCACCGCCATCACCACCGGCGAGCGGCGCTTCCTGGAACTGGTCCAGCGCTACGGCGCCGATGCCGTGCACGGCTCGATCGCGCAGATCATGGACCAGTCGGAAGCGGTGGCGCGGCAGAACACGCTCAGCATTCCCGACGGCGTCTACGAGGCCGAGTCCTACATGGACGACGACGGCGTGGACGTGGGGCGGCGCATTCCCATCCGGGTCAAGGTGATCAAGCAGGGCGACGAGATGACCATCGACCTGTCGGACGTGAGCCGGCAGGTGCGCGGCTTCTACAACTCCGGCTTCACCACCGGCATCGCGTGCGCGCAGGTGGCCTTCAAGTGCCTGACCACGCCCACCGACTATCCGGTCAACGACGGCAGCTTCCGGCCGTTGAAGGTGGTCATGCCCATGGGTACCGTCATCAGCGCCGAGCGCCCGTTCCCGATGCGGGTCTGGATGACCTTCCCCATGACCGTCATCGACACCATCTTCAAGGCGCTGGCGCCGGCCATACCCGACCGCGCCATCGCCGGCCACCATGCCGACCTGGTGTTCCCCAACATCCACGGCATCTCGCCCGAGGACGGCCGCCTGTTCATCGTGGGCATCGGCCCGCTGGGCGGAGGCTGGGGCGCGAAATCGCGCGAGGACGGCGTGTCGGTCACGGTGTGCATCAACGACGGCGACACCCACAACAGTCCCACCGAGCAGCTCGAGGCCAAGTATCCGGTCCTGGTCGAGCGCTATGCCATCCGCGCCGACAGCGGCGGCGCCGGCACCTATCGCGGCGGACTGGGCGCCGAGATGGTGGTGCAGGCGCTGTCCCCCTTCGCCGTGACCACGCGCATCGACCGCATGCACTGCAAGCCCTGGGGTCTGGAGGGGGGCCACGAGGCCGCGGGCAACGGCATCGCCATCCGCCGCAAGGGCGAATGGGACGACGGCATGCCCAACGCCAAGATCTTCAACGTGCGGCTGGAGCGCGGCGATGCCTACAAGATGCTGTCGGGCGGCGGCGGCGGTTTCGGCGATCCGCGCGGACGCGACCCCGAGACGGTGGCCGAGGACGTGCGCGAGGGCTATGTCAGCGCCCAGGCGGCGCGCGACGTCTACGGCGTGGCGATGACCGCCGAAGGCGCGGTGGACCATGCCGCCACCCAGGCGCTGCGGGGCCGCCGTGCCGCCTGATGCCGCCGCCCGCGCCGCCGCGCTGCTGCGCCTGTGGAACGACCTGGCGCTGCAGCACGTGTCCATGGGCGGCGCCTGCGCGTGCGGCATGGGCGGCGTGACGCTGCGGTTGCAGGATTTCGAGCGCGACATCCTGGACTACCTGCGCGACGATGCCGGGCGGCTGGGCGAGGCCGAGGCCCACGCGCTGCTGCAATGCCATGCCCCGGCCGGACAGGAAGGAGGCATGGCAGCCGTGCTGTCGGCGCTGGCCGATCCCGACGGGGGTGTTCCGCAGGCCGGCGCGGCATGGCTGCTGGGCCGGCTGGATCGCACCCTGAGTTCTTTCGCCCGCCTGCACGGCGGCGCGCGTTTCGGAGCCTTGCCATGATAGAGACGGACGACCGCATCCCGGTCACGGTGCTGACCGGCTTCCTGGGCAGCGGCAAGACCACCCTGCTGAACCGCCTGCTGGCGCGGCCCGCCCTGCGCGACACGGCGGTCATCATCAACGAGTTCGGCGAGGTCGGGCTGGACCACCATCTGCTGGAACAGAGCGCCGAGGACATGGTGCTGCTGGCCAACGGCTGCATCTGCTGCACCATCCGCGGCGACCTGGTCGAGGCCTTCGAGCGGCTGGACCGGCGGCTGGCGGACCAGGCCGCGCCGCTGCGGCGCGTGGTGATCGAGACCACCGGGCTGGCCGATCCCGCTCCCATCCTGCACACGCTGATGGGCGAGCCCGCGGTGGCGCGCCGCTACCGGCTGGACCACGTGGCCACGACCGTCGATGCCTGCAACGGCATCGATACGCTGGACCGGCAGGAAGAGGCGGTGAAGCAGGCGGCGGTGGCCGACCTGCTGGTGCTGACCAAGACCGACCTCGCGTCCGCCGGCCAGTCCGAGGCCCTGCTGCGCCGGCTGCGGGAGATCAATCCGGGCGCCGATGCGGTGCGCGCCGGCCGTGACGACGGCGACTGGCTGGCGGCGCCGGACGGCCGCCAGCGCGACGTGCGGCGCTGGCTGCAAGCCGAGGCGCACGATGCACACGGCGATGCGCACGGACATCCCGCCCACGGCCATGACCACGGACACCATCACGACCACGACCGCACCCGCCACGGCGACCGCATCCGGTCGTACGTGGTGACCCGCGACGAACCCGTGTCATGGGCCGGCGTGCAGCGCTGGCTGGCCATGCTGGCCACGCTGCGCGGCCCCGACCTGCTGCGCGTCAAGGGCATCGTCAACGTCATCGAGCACCCGGGCCGGCCGGTGGTCATACACGGGGTCCAGCACGTGTTCCATCCCCATTCCTTCCTGCCCGCCTGGCCCGACGACGACCACCGCACCCGCATCGTCTTCATCACCCGCGACGTCGACCGCGACCTGGTCGACGACACGCTCAGGATCTTCGAGCGCCGACAACCCTAGCCCCCCCGCCCATCACAACGACAAAGGAGACCGACATGAAGCCTTTCATCCGATATCTCGCGGGCCTGCTGGCCTGCGCCGCCACGCTGGCCGCCAGCGCGCAGGCCTATCCCCAGCGGCCCGTCCGCGTCATCGTGCCCTATCCGCCGGGCGGCACGGTGGACGCGGTGGCGCGCGTGTTCGCCGACAGCCTGGGCCACCAGCTGGGCCAGACCTTCGTGGTCGAGAACCGCGCCGGCGCCAGCGGATCCATAGGCAGCGAAGCGGTGGCGCGCGCGCCGGCCGACGGCTACACCCTGCTGGTCAATGCCTCGACCTTCGCGGCCGGCCCGTGGCTGCTCAAGTCCCTGCCCTACGACATCCACAAGGACTTCACGCCCATCACCAACCTGGGCGAGGTGCCGCTGCTGGTTACCGCCAACCCCGGCGTGCCGGCGAAAGACCTCAAGTCGTTCATCGCGCTGGCGCACCAGGCGCCCGGCAAATACTTCTTCGGCGCCTCCGCCGCCGGTTCGGCCAGCCACCTGGCCGAGGCCGCCATCAGCTACGAGGCCAAGGCCGACATCCCCGTCGTGCTGTACAAGGGCACCGGGCCTGCGCTGACCGATCTCATGGGCGGCCACATCAGCGCCGTCATCGATGCCGTGCCGTCGTCGCTGCCGCCGGTCAAGGCCGGCCGCACCAAGGCGCTGGCCGTCACCAGCGCCCAGCGCCTGCCCGCGCTGCCCGACGTGCCCACGGTGGCCGAATCGGGATTGCAGGGATTCGAGATGGTGTCCTGGTACGGCCTGTGGGGGCCGGCGGGCCTGCCCGCCGACGTGGTGGCCAGACTGCACGACGCCGTGCGCAAGGCCATCGACTCGCCGCGGGTCAAGCAGACGCTGAGCGAACAGGCGTTCGTCGGCAAGGGGTCGCCGCCCCAGGCGTTCGCGGACTATGTCCGCGCCGAAAGCGCCAAGTACGGGAAGCTGATCAAGGCGGCGAACATCACCGTCGAGTGAGCGCCGGGGCCACGCCCGCCATGGTCGGCATGGCGGCGCGCATCATGTCGATGAAGGCGCGCAGCTTGGCCGGGTAGTAGCGGGCGTACGGATAGATCAGGTAGAGCGGCAGCGACGCGGCGCGCCATTGGGGCGCGACGTGGCGCAGCCGGCCCTGGCGCAGGTCGTCGGCCACCACCCAGGCCGACGTGATGCCGGCGCCCACGCCGTCCAGCATGGCGGCGCGCAGCGCGTACAGGCTGTCGGTGCTCATGCGCGGGCGGATGGGGAAGCGGTGCCCGATGCCGTCGGCGCCGCGCGTCAGCACCACCTCGTCGCGGTAATACATGTTCAGCGCCACCCAGGGCAATGTCTCCAGGGCCTTGACCTCGTCCGGCGGCGTACCGTTCGGCAGCAGGGATGGCGCGGCCACGACGATGCGGGGCACTTCGGCCAGCAGGATGGCGACGACATCGGGGTCGTTCACCGCGCCCACCTGGATCGCGCAGTCCAGCCCTTCGGCGATGAAGTCGGCGTGGCGGTCCTGCAGCAGCCATTCGACCGAGGCTTCGGGATAGCGCCGCAGGTAGTCGGTCAGCGGCGCCACCATCTGGTCCTGGCCGAAGGCATGCGGCACCAGCACGCGCAGCGTGCCGCGCGGCTCGTCGTGGGCGCCGCGCAGGTCGGCCTCCATGGCGTCCCAGGTCGCGCCCAGTTCCTTCGCGTGGGCATAGCAGCGTTCGCCGTCGCTGGTCAGCGTCATGCCGTGGGTGGAGCGCTGCAGCAGGCGCAGCCCCAACAGGCGTTCCAGCGTCTGCAGCCTGCGGCTGACCGTGGGCTGGGTGGTGCCCAGTTGCACGGCGGCGGCGGACAGGCTTCCGGCTTCGACGATGCGGACGAAGGTCTGCATCAGTTCGATGCGGTCGATGGAAGGGGACACGCTGGTTTTCATGCGTCAAGCGTATAACGAATCTGCGTCCTCAGGGGCTACACGACGTAACCGCGGCCATGCAGAATCCCGTCCTATCGAACGATTCCGGGTTTACGAGCATGTCATCCATACAAATCGCGCATGGTGCGTCCCTACCTGCCGCACCCGCCGCGCGGCTGACCACCTCGCTGGTCGGCCTGCTGGCTACCGGGGCGGGGCTGAGCGTGGCTTCCATCTACTACAGCCAGCCCATGCTGGGGCTGCTGAGCCAGGACCTGGGGGCCGGCGAAGGCACCGTGGGGCTGGTGCCCACCTTGACCCAGCTGGGCTACGCGGCGGGGATCCTGCTGCTGGCGCCGCTGGGCGACCGCTACGACCGGCGCCGCATCATCGTCGGCAAGTCGGCGGTGCTGGCGCTGGCCCTGTTGCTGAGCGGCCTGGCGCCGGGCGTGGGCTGGCTGCTGGCCGCCAGCCTGGCAGTGGGGCTGGCGGCCACGCTGGCCCAGGACATCGTGCCGGCGGCCGCGACGCTGGCGCCCGATGCGCAGCGCGGCAAGGCCGTGGGCACCGTCATGACCGGCCTGCTGCTGGGCATCCTGCTGTCGCGCGTGGTCAGCGGCTTCGTGGCGGAATACTGGAACTGGCGCGCCATGTTCCTGGTGGCCGCGGTGTCCGTCGCCGGCGTGGGCGTGGTGGCGGCGCGCGGCTTGCCGCGCTTCGCGCCCACCGCGCAGCTGGGATATGGCGCGCTGCTGGCTTCCATGGCGCAATTGTGGCGCCGCCATGGCGCGCTGCGCCGCGCGGTCTACGCGCAAGGCCTGTTGGCGGTGGGCTTCAGCGCCTTCTGGTGCACGCTGGCCGTGATGCTGCACGACCGCTTCCACCTGGGCAGCACGGCGGCCGGCGCCTTCGGCCTGGCCGGCGCGGCGGGCGCCCTGGCCGCGCCCTTCGCCGGCCGGCTGGCCGACCGCCGTGGTTCCGACGGCGTGGCCCGCATCGCCACCATCATCGCCGCGGTCTCGTTCGCCAGCCTGGCGCTGACCGAGGTGTTGCCGGCACAGGCGCAGCTCGCCCTGCTGGTCGCCAGCGCCATCGGCTTCGACTTCGGCGTGCAGGCTTCGCTGGTGGCCAGCCAGACCCAGGTCTACGGCCTGGAGCCCGCGGCGCGTAGCCGGCTGAACGCCCTGCTGGTGGCCGGAATGTTCATCGGCATGGCCGCTGGCGCGGGGCTGGGCAGCCTGGTGTGGGCGCACGCGGGCTGGCTGGGCGTGGTGGGGCTGGCCACGGCGACGGCACTGGGGGCGTTGGGGGTGAGGATGGGGCGCTTGGTGCGCTAGCTAGTCGTGGATGGCAACACGTCGTGCGTGTACGTCCGGATTCAGCTACGGTTGTATTGCATTTTGCTATTTTTATTTACTTTTGCGATAATCTATTCCATGCACATCATCTCCAAGCGGTCATTGCGTGAATTCTGGGTCGTCCACCCAGCATCCACCAATGCGCTGCTTCATTGGCACACCACGCTGGAACACGCTCAAGCAACCGATTTCTCTGCATTGAAGACGGTGTTCAACACGGTGGACTGGGTGGGTGGCTATGTAGTCTTCGACGTAGGCGGCAACAAGTACCGCATCGTTGCGGACGTGGTGTTCCGATCGCAAACTGTCTTCATCAAGCACGTTTTTACGCACAAGGAGTACGACTCATGGAAGCCGTGATCCCCGACCTGGCCAAGGTGGCCCGCAGCTATGGCGAGTTCCGCGCCGTGGCCGGCGTGGGTGCGATCCGCAACGAGGCGGACTACGACCGTGCCCTGGCGCTGATTGAAGCGATTCTGGATCAAACCCGCGATACCCCTGCACGGGAAGATGTGACGCACCCGCTGGCTGACTTGCTGGACCTGCTGACCGCAGCGGTGCATGAATATGAGGCCGACCACCATGCCATTCCGGCCTCATCCCCTCGGGATGTGCTGCGCTTTCTGATGGACCAGCATGGGCTGACCCAGTCCGACCTGCCCGAGGTGGGAAGCCAGAGTGTGATTTCCGAAATCCTGGCAGGCCGCAGGATGTTCAACACCCGGCAGATTGCAGCCCTGGTCGAGCGGTTCCATGTCGGTGCGGATGCCTTCATCGAGCGTGGCGGTAAGCCCTGAGCGAAGAACCGTACTGTCCCGACGTTCAATCAATCCCTTCAATCGTCCAGCCCCTGAGCGGATTTCCCTGTAAGGCGGCCCTGATACGCGGACCGAGTTCACTCCTCTTTCATCATTTATATGCAAACACATCCAAA of Pigmentiphaga sp. H8 contains these proteins:
- a CDS encoding GTP-binding protein is translated as MIETDDRIPVTVLTGFLGSGKTTLLNRLLARPALRDTAVIINEFGEVGLDHHLLEQSAEDMVLLANGCICCTIRGDLVEAFERLDRRLADQAAPLRRVVIETTGLADPAPILHTLMGEPAVARRYRLDHVATTVDACNGIDTLDRQEEAVKQAAVADLLVLTKTDLASAGQSEALLRRLREINPGADAVRAGRDDGDWLAAPDGRQRDVRRWLQAEAHDAHGDAHGHPAHGHDHGHHHDHDRTRHGDRIRSYVVTRDEPVSWAGVQRWLAMLATLRGPDLLRVKGIVNVIEHPGRPVVIHGVQHVFHPHSFLPAWPDDDHRTRIVFITRDVDRDLVDDTLRIFERRQP
- a CDS encoding LysR family transcriptional regulator codes for the protein MNQADLKLFVEVAESGSFTKVAAARMTVQSHVSRQIGNLERECGGRLFRRTGRGVVLTELGEHIIARVRTWLADTDQLFREIRSTSPVPMGEVRLGILPSAAHPLLTTLFGRVRQQYPLIRLNVREGQGGELDALLDAGLVDMAVLFRFHKPASAEERLLATGHTYLVARPGDPLTRAPSIDFARLQDLPLVLPRRPAHWRAILDETARSKGFALQAAIEADSLTAQKELAATQSVYAVLGPYSIMHELRQGSLQATRLVNPDLRRYVTLALPKSGVMTPACQAVSTMLQDIVEQWGGDLSPPKEAAAIGYTARHRGARSGASRGTNPRSA
- a CDS encoding LysR family transcriptional regulator: MKTSVSPSIDRIELMQTFVRIVEAGSLSAAAVQLGTTQPTVSRRLQTLERLLGLRLLQRSTHGMTLTSDGERCYAHAKELGATWDAMEADLRGAHDEPRGTLRVLVPHAFGQDQMVAPLTDYLRRYPEASVEWLLQDRHADFIAEGLDCAIQVGAVNDPDVVAILLAEVPRIVVAAPSLLPNGTPPDEVKALETLPWVALNMYYRDEVVLTRGADGIGHRFPIRPRMSTDSLYALRAAMLDGVGAGITSAWVVADDLRQGRLRHVAPQWRAASLPLYLIYPYARYYPAKLRAFIDMMRAAMPTMAGVAPALTRR
- a CDS encoding helix-turn-helix transcriptional regulator, whose product is MSKSTDKPHPDRRQLQQIISGLTEGIVLLDPDGAIIWANATALAIHDAKNLAALGRTAEDYVAAYTLKYRNNHTLAPAQYPIMRVLAGERFSDVVVEATRPGDESFRRMLQVRGLVLTGASEEPQSLVLVIQDVTERFSAEERFERTFNTNPAPAIICSLADLRYVKVNQGFLDMTGYARDEVLGRSTYELDVLNEAARRDEAIRLLEEGRTIPQMEASLRLKDGGTKLVIVAGQPLDVCEDTCMLFTFMDLEPRRRAEDALRQTEERFSKAFMLAPVPMAVCHRGDFALMAVNEAFIAATGHEAPDILAKTPADLHLWADAAVHRKLKDDLDATGSVRNAEVALRTRGGDVLDCLLSAETATINGQACVLVAIQDITDRKRGEEELVAAIDTVMQDASWFSRTVIEKLAQIRRPQDALAGTLALSELTPREHEVLGRMCQGENNEQIAAAMRVSPNTVRNHIAMLYSKIGVHRRSDAIVWARQRGVTGYEVPAKGAGRTRGR
- a CDS encoding hydantoinase/oxoprolinase family protein; this translates as MTAPHLAPAAAPLRIAVDIGGTFTDMAAFDEGTGTLHFGKALSTHGRLVEGIQHTLDGAGIDLRNGYLFLHGSTIAINTLLERNGAKTALLITEGFRDIYEIGRVNRPDAYNLFFSKHTPLVKRSLRYEVQERLRADGSVHKPLDEARVREVARELKAQGVEAAAVLLLHSYRKPDHEKRVKEILLEELPHAFVTASHELSQEYREFERVSTAVANAYVGPRVSAYLGQLETHLGERGFGGDFYAVQSTGGLFPLEHARRECVRMLESGPAAGVIGAQAICAQLGLPDAIAFDMGGTTAKAGVISEGRPLTTGSALIGGYEKALPIQIPMMDIFEVGTGGGSIARVELGNALRVGPRSAGSMPGPVCYGRGGTEPTVTDANLVLGRLDAGHFLGGEMPLDLEGARAAMHERIAAPLGLETVEAADGILRIAVTAMSHAVKAVTTERGLDAGSFTMVVYGGAGPLHASAIARELGIRRVLIPYAPGYFSAYGMLFSDLRYDYVRSVFRHLDDLSFDEIESLYASMETEGRAAVAASAVRPDEIVIERSADMRYVGQEHAVTVDLPRVYFERQDRDAIKRHFDDVHAIRYGTSAPAEPADIVSLRVTVLGVMRKPPRHAVRAGGQTPPEGALRATKPVYFRSHGQVPTPVYRRDALLAGNRIPGPALIEEHASTTVVQPGDELTVDDCGNLHVAIGSER
- a CDS encoding MFS transporter, whose amino-acid sequence is MSSIQIAHGASLPAAPAARLTTSLVGLLATGAGLSVASIYYSQPMLGLLSQDLGAGEGTVGLVPTLTQLGYAAGILLLAPLGDRYDRRRIIVGKSAVLALALLLSGLAPGVGWLLAASLAVGLAATLAQDIVPAAATLAPDAQRGKAVGTVMTGLLLGILLSRVVSGFVAEYWNWRAMFLVAAVSVAGVGVVAARGLPRFAPTAQLGYGALLASMAQLWRRHGALRRAVYAQGLLAVGFSAFWCTLAVMLHDRFHLGSTAAGAFGLAGAAGALAAPFAGRLADRRGSDGVARIATIIAAVSFASLALTEVLPAQAQLALLVASAIGFDFGVQASLVASQTQVYGLEPAARSRLNALLVAGMFIGMAAGAGLGSLVWAHAGWLGVVGLATATALGALGVRMGRLVR
- a CDS encoding tripartite tricarboxylate transporter substrate binding protein, with the protein product MKPFIRYLAGLLACAATLAASAQAYPQRPVRVIVPYPPGGTVDAVARVFADSLGHQLGQTFVVENRAGASGSIGSEAVARAPADGYTLLVNASTFAAGPWLLKSLPYDIHKDFTPITNLGEVPLLVTANPGVPAKDLKSFIALAHQAPGKYFFGASAAGSASHLAEAAISYEAKADIPVVLYKGTGPALTDLMGGHISAVIDAVPSSLPPVKAGRTKALAVTSAQRLPALPDVPTVAESGLQGFEMVSWYGLWGPAGLPADVVARLHDAVRKAIDSPRVKQTLSEQAFVGKGSPPQAFADYVRAESAKYGKLIKAANITVE
- a CDS encoding CsbD family protein, whose protein sequence is MDKDRIKGAAKEVKGTVKETAGKLTGDRSTEAKGKVEKTVGTVQRRIGEAKDKLRDELNEK
- a CDS encoding type II toxin-antitoxin system HigB family toxin, translated to MHIISKRSLREFWVVHPASTNALLHWHTTLEHAQATDFSALKTVFNTVDWVGGYVVFDVGGNKYRIVADVVFRSQTVFIKHVFTHKEYDSWKP